A genomic segment from Nicotiana tabacum cultivar K326 chromosome 9, ASM71507v2, whole genome shotgun sequence encodes:
- the LOC107826563 gene encoding uncharacterized protein LOC107826563 — translation MTGKSSGDLNHHHTHLVLKYAVFSRLILISLILLWRSLLSPYDTSASINPSCLPDSESGSESGSEPAHFPRLASAIEDSIVWDSVYFVRIAQCGYEYEQTYAFLPLLPICISLLSRTVFAPLIPFIGQRAVLGMSGYVLNNFAFVLAAFYLYRLSVIILKDSEVALRASILFCLNPASIFYSSIYTESMYALCSIGGLYFLMRGSNNFATLWLALSGFARSNGVLNAGYICFQTMHRSYEAAFVRKHACAALLVLISGALRSLFIVFPFIAFQAYGYFNMCVGGIPDEMRPWCKARLPLLYNYIQSHYWGVGFLRYFQVKQIPNFVLASPILSLAFCTIIHYVKLWPGFFVSLGFWASSPNKELAASSIPLGRSAGPKSVGFPVENRSDAGQGNSLRRRKPAVGEENYVIQPSEDEATENPGFKPVTIVPFILHLVFMAATAFFVMHVQVSTRFLSASPPLYWFGSYVMASHCLSKRWGYIIWTYCAAYILLGSLLFSNFYPFT, via the exons ATGACCGGGAAATCCTCCGGCGATCTCAACCATCACCACACTCACCTCGTTCTCAAATACGCCGTATTTTCGAGACTCATTTTAATCTCCTTAATACTTCTCTGGCGATCACTGCTCAGCCCTTACGACACCTCCGCTTCGATAAATCCTAGCTGCCTCCCTGATTCGGAATCCGGTTCGGAATCCGGTTCAGAGCCGGCTCACTTCCCGCGATTAGCATCGGCGATCGAGGATAGCATTGTTTGGGATAGTGTGTACTTCGTTCGAATAGCGCAGTGTGGATATGAATATGAACAGACATATGCTTTTTTGCCTTTGCTTCCGATTTGCATTTCCTTGCTTTCGCGAACAG TATTTGCCCCATTGATACCTTTTATCGGACAAAGAGCTGTTCTCGGGATGTCTGGCTATGTGCTTAATAACTTCGCTTTTGTTTTGGCTGCTTTTTATCTTTACAG GCTCTCAGTTATCATCTTGAAGGACTCGGAGGTGGCATTGAGAGCTTCTATATTGTTTTGCCTTAATCCCGCTTCCATATTTTACTCATCAAT ATATACTGAGAGTATGTATGCCCTGTGTTCCATTGGAGGATTGTATTTCCTCATGAGGGGTTCGAATAACTTTGCAACCCTTTGGCTTGCTCTCTCTGGATTTGCAAGGTCGAATGGGGTGCTTAATGCTGGCTATATTTGTTTCCAGACAATGCATAGGTCCTATGAAGCAGCTTTTGTTAGGAAGCATGCTTGT GCAGCCTTGCTGGTTCTTATTTCTGGGGCTTTGCGTAGCTTGTTTATCGTTTTCCCCTTTATTGCTTTTCAAGCCTATGGTTACTTCAACATGTGTGTGGGAGGGATTCCAGATGAAATGAGGCCTTGGTGCAAAGCAAGACTTCCTTTACTCTACAACTATATTCAAAGTCATTATTG GGGAGTgggtttcttgaggtattttCAAGTAAAACAAATTCCAAACTTTGTTCTTGCGTCCCCAATATTATCTCTTGCTTTCTGCACAATCATACATTATGTGAAGCTGTGGCCTGGGTTTTTTGTCTCACTTGGGTTTTGGGCATCCTCTCCTAATAAAGAACTTGCTGCTTCATCCATTCCTCTGGGGAGAAGTGCAGGACCCAAGAGTGTTGGCTTTCCAGTGGAAAACCGATCTGATGCTGGGCAAG GCAACTCTCTTAGAAGGCGGAAACCAGCTGTGGGAGAAGAGAACTATGTGATACAGCCATCGGAAGATGAAGCAACAGAGAATCCAGGATTTAAACCAGTTACTATTGTTCCCTTCATTTTACACCTTGTGTTCATGGCTGCAACAGCTTTTTTTGTCATGCACGTACAG GTTTCAACTCGATTCTTGTCTGCCAGCCCTCCTCTCTACTGGTTTGGTTCATATGTCATGGCATCTCATTGTCTTAGCAAGAGATGGGGATACATTATTTGGACATATTGTGCAGCTTACATATTGCTCGGAAGTTTGCTTTTCTCTAATTTCTATCCGTTCACCTGA